A single region of the Theileria annulata chromosome 4, complete sequence, *** SEQUENCING IN PROGRESS *** genome encodes:
- a CDS encoding tryptophan-tRNA synthetase, putative (Tap579b07.q1c.cand.62 - score = 25.80;~SMART pfam:tRNA-synt_1b (PF00579) at aa 51-329, E()=1.10e-39): MHIKKIIYLLTLSFKLPFIYGLISPNKLLKGNVSFINSSKTYIFPGKHKPTHNNVTLSGIQPTGEIHIGNYIGCISPCLKYQKLHSDLNVMIADNHAISGLKSNDNLKKYIRSTIALSIASGINPEKTRIFVQSQFPQILELNWLLGSVVRTGKFYKIAQFRNRQIKVSKENLATFLYPLLMSSDIFALNASSIIAGPDQRIHLTLARYVARKLNRYLDTNYFIVPQMVKGFTYKVKSLSNGRKKMSKSSELKYDTINMLDTDDDIYRKIKNAKTQSSEDVMTPETSNLLHLYSFFSNKPYPELVKNTDLSKLFDLKMNLADSIIDFLKPIKMFVLDISFKFRKYYEIIGDDKLFDQILSKSNEYLSPKLNRRIKVSPISTTFSRKLKVFSTSKLLMYYLIII; this comes from the exons ATGcatattaaaaaaattatctatTTACTCACATTATCTTTCAAACttccatttatttatgGTTTAATCTCACCAAATAAGCTTTTAAAAGGGAATGTatcatttataaattcttcTAAAACCTATATTTTCCCGGGCAAACACAAACCTACACACAACAATGTAACCCTCTCTGGAATCCAG CCTACTGGTGAAATACACATCGGTAATTACATAGGATGTATTAGTCCTTGCTTAAAATACCAAAAATTACACAGTGATTTGAATGTTATGATCGCAGATAATCATGCAATATCAG GACTGAAGTCAAAcgataatttgaaaaaatatataaggAGTACCATCGCACTTTCAATCGCATCTGGAATTAATCCAGAGAAAACTAGAATATTTGTACAGAGCCAGTTCCCACAGATTCTGGAACTAAACTGGTTACTAGGTTCCGTTGTGAGAACAG ggaaattttataaaatagCACAGTTTCGTAATAGACAAATAAAAGTATCCAAGGAAAATCTTGCAACTTTTTTGTACCCACTACTG ATGTCCTCGGATATATTTGCCTTGAATGCCAGTAGTATAATCGCAGGGCCTGACCAAAGAATCCATTTAACACTCGCTCGATATGTCGcaagaaaattaaatcgCTATCTCGACACAAATTACTTTATTGTTCCACAAATGGTAAAAGGATTCACTTACAA GGTCAAATCGCTATCGAACGGGAGGAAGAAGATGTCGAAGTCTTCAGAGCTAAAATATGATACAATTAATATGCTCGACACCGATGACGATATTTATAGAAAGATAAAGAACGCAAAGACTCAGAGTTCTGAAG ACGTTATGACTCCTGAGACAAGCAACCTACTTCACCTATACAGTTTCTTCTCCAATAAGCCATACCCTGAACTTGTCAAAAATACCGACTTATCAAAGTTGTTtgatttgaaaatgaacTTGGCAGACTCTATTATAGATTTTCTGAAACCAATTAAGATGTTTGTTTTGgatatttcatttaaatttaggaAATATTACGAAATCATAGGGGATGATAAACTCTTTGACCAGATACTTTCCAAGTCAAATGAATACCTTTCACCAAAGCTGAATAGAAGAATTAAGGTTAGTCCAATTTCAACAACGTTTTCCAGGAAATTAAAAGTCTTTTCAACCTCTAAACTCCTAATGTACtacttaataattatatga
- a CDS encoding protein kinase, putative (Tap579b07.q1c.C.cand.91 - score = 98.51;~SMART STYKc (SM00221) at aa 682-976, E()=2.97e-07) — translation METRTINIESVDSTIPLVFVNVKENHEVFVVPSDYPYKHNKIGSPDNSSTRKSVPNIEYTVLPKLVKTPRRTLVAYCPPRNEESEKTYKVPFEELFGEDVRSFLENNDPEVDTHKNYYTAQLISEKFVKEIKKNRRHYIFSKQWKRNALNKYLIDHFVENYSNKLRNINQNFVTTFLKDREYSDLFELKSPNKSKKYKSRSDANIKDWRRFNPSYFKPLNELLNDYHDYLYKKQEKNRKTKHMASSVSRYFFEILAEAKECERKMYECELIAEENTYGRRDFISEFHRETNMLKKRWRKLYTVSLACLRRSMDPNKRVVRGMNMTPSRSNQINRTRSSENVPAQSPSPELEMPENNQHMEMYLNNRNANTTPMAPMMQTQSQNYENMNYNYTDDYNNQDYNSSRETTIPFGVSVSNNTNPKEASSTQINMEQLSEDEERNLDSKTRCNGPNASSNNNNQVDQSTMTPSVTLNYNQHDAGDLIQRNNVPTSTPRRIRDHTSSGNSMSSYNEFERNETYSNRVPSGGVNKWIYSKMEERGEMEGYHLVLHELGMLMFSDGTPVLGFTSVPHQLEWLDETDTNRVIVPPSQDSFRDGTLYTTCCYSEIKLMKVLQSSLYMLRTSKNKNKDFLTFVLEQILEANSELFELKKKLDNGRSALYKKLKLHWAERNSKWGGFPPLKRGYRLLNMLGKGGFAEVWEVFDPITLTVQAAKLHILSHDMDAHERGNVVMRVKNEIDIHKNCRTHPNIVNMKACFEMGDNMLATILELCDDGDLDRYIKLHGPVPEKLAVTWTYQILQYHKIKNNYLRGLYFMKTLPEGRVHHCDLKPGNILNHRGNIKLADFGLSKVVRPDENEVYWGGGGTIWYQPPECLLANTKPNVKVPLTDKIDIWAVGCILYEMLFNSRPFGKFCNKSSLSERLYKEAKSGVKFPQTYKVSEDCKVRLFLVSDLQKLIQSFLSVDPNDRPSIEEALNCPIFYFE, via the exons ATGGAGACTAGAACAATTAATATAGAATCTGTCGATTCTACAATACCACTGGTTTTTGTCAACGTTAAAGAAAATCACGAAGTTTTCGTAGTACCCTCAGATTATCCATATAAACATAACAAAATCGGCTCTCCAGATAACTCTTCAACACGAAAATCAGTCCCAAATATAGAATACACAGTACTCCCAAAATTAGTCAAGACTCCAAGAAGAACGTTGGTGGCATATTGCCCACCAAGAAATGAAGAGTCAGAAAAAACATATAAAGTTCCATTTGAGGAATTATTTGGAGAAGATGTTAGGTCGTTTTTGGAAAATAACGATCCAGAAGTCGACACACATAAAAACTACTACACAGCACAGCTAATTTCGGAGAAATTCGTCAAG GAGATTAAGAAGAATAGAAGACATTACATTTTCTCAAAACAGTGGAAAAGGAACGctttaaacaaatatttaatagaCCACTTTGTAGAAAACTATTCCAATAAATTAAGGAACATAAATCAGAATTTCGTTACAACATTTTTGAAAGATCGGGAATATTCGGACCTTTTTGAGTTAAAATCACCTAACAAATCAAAGAAATATAAAAGCAGAAG TGATGCAAATATTAAGGACTGGAGAAGGTTTAATCCATCATACTTTAAACCATTGAACGAGCTGCTGAATGATTACCACGATTATCTGTACAAAAAACAG GAAAAAAATCGAAAGACAAAGCATATGGCATCATCA GTTTCAAGATACTTTTTCGAGATACTAGCTGAGGCTAAGGAGTGTGAAAGGAAAATGTACGAGTGCGAACTTATCGCAGAAGAAAATACGTATGGTAGACGCGATTTCATATCAGAGTTCCACCGGGAAACTAATATGCTCAAGAAACGGTGGAGGAAATTGTACACAGTATCATTGGCATGCTTGAGAAGGTCAATGGATCCAAACAAAAGAGTAGTGAGAGGAATGAATATGACACCAAGCAGATCCAATCAGATCAATAGAACAAGATCAAGTGAAAATGTTCCAGCACAATCACCATCACCCGAACTTGAAATGCCAGAAAATAATCAACATATGGAAATGTACCTAAATAATCGTAACGCAAACACTACACCTATGGCACCAATGATGCAAACTCAATCACAAAACTATGAAAATATGAACTATAACTATACCGACGATTACAATAACCAAGATTATAACTCATCTAGAGAAACTACAATCCCATTTGGAGTTTCAGTGTCAAATAATACAAACCCCAAGGAAGCTAGTTCGACACAAATTAACATGGAACAGCTTTCTGAAGATGAGGAGAGAAATTTAGACTCAAAAACAA GATGTAATGGGCCTAATGCCAGTTCAAATAACAATAATCAAGTTGACCAGTCGACAATGACACCCTCAGTAACTTTGAACTATAATCAACATGATGCGGGTGATTTGATTCAAAGAAATAACGTGCCAACCTCAACACCCAG AAGAATACGTGATCATACATCTTCTGGGAACTCAATGTCATCATATAATGAGTTCGAACGTAACGAAACTTACTCAAACAGGGTGCCGTCTGGAGGAGTTAACAAGTGGATATACAGTAAGATGGAGGAAAGAGGAGAAATGGAAGGGTATCACTTGGTCTTGCACGAGCTGGGGATGTTAATGTTCTCAGATGGAACTCCCGTTTTGGGCTTTACTAGTGTTCCCCACCAGCTGGAGTGGCTAGACGAAACAGACACGAACCGAGTAATAGTTCCTCCAAGCCAGGACAGTTTCAGAGATGGGACTCTCTACACAACATGCTGTTACTCTGAAATTAAGCTCATGAAGGTGCTCCAAAGCTCCTTGTACATGCTCAGGACCTCAAAGAATAAGAACAAGGACTTCCTCACATTTGTGCTCGAACAGATCCTCGAAGCAAACTCTGAGCTGTTTGAACTAAAGAAGAAACTTGATAACGGCAGATCTGCACTTTACAAAAAACTCAAGCTCCACTGGGCAGAAAGAAACTCTAAATGGGGAGGATTCCCGCCACTAAAGAGAGGATACCGTTTGCTAAACATGTTGGGGAAGGGAGGTTTTGCTGAGGTGTGGGAGGTTTTCGATCCAATCACCCTCACCGTCCAAGCTGCTAAGTTGCACATTTTATCACATGATATGGACGCACATGAGAGGGGAAACGTAGTAATGCGAGTGAAGAATGAGATCGACATACACAAGAACTGCAGAACTCACCCAAACATAGTAAATATGAAAGCTTGTTTTGAAATGGGGGATAACATGCTGGCTACGATTTTAGAACTTTGTGATG ATGGAGATCTTGACCGGTATATAAAACTCCACGGCCCTGTGCCAGAGAAGCTTGCCGTAACATGGACATATCAAATACTACAGTatcataaaataaaaaataattatcttaGGGGGTTGTATTTCATGAAAACGCTTCCCGAGGGGCGAGTTCATCACTGC GACCTTAAACCTGGAAATATCCTGAACCACCGGGGGAACATTAAGTTGGCTGATTTCGGACTCTCAAAG GTGGTGAGACCTGATGAAAATGAAGTGTATTGGGGAGGAGGAGGGACGATTTGGTACCAGCCTCCTGAATGCCTACTAGCCAACACAAAGCCGAACGTGAAAGTACCACTAACGGATAAG ATTGATATATGGGCGGTTGGTTGCATTCTTTATGAAATGTTATTCAACAG TCGACCGTTTGGAAAGTTCTGTAACAAAAGTTCTCTATCGG AGCGATTGTACAAGGAGGCTAAATCGGGGGTTAAATTCCCTCAAACATATAAAGTATCGGAGGATTGCAAGGTTCGTTTATTCCTAGTCAGTGACCTTCAGAAACTCATCCAAAGCTTCCTTTCAGTGGACCCAAATGACAGGCCTTCTATAGAAGAAGCTCTCAACTGTCCAATTTTCTActttgaataa
- a CDS encoding DEAD-box family helicase, putative (Tap579b07.q1c.C.cand.89 - score = 86.32;~SMART DEXDc (SM00487) at aa 97-310, E()=5.00e-45; HELICc (SM00490) at aa 347-428, E()=1.02e-27), which translates to MEKNQQSDESSADDGELILDVEEGFLDFFSEYDNQNVNKESNLVSERNEDLKAANHEINSLNTEPKAKNKLLSNLNWSDFGLCRSIMRVGIAISEMGYQNPTIIQSKVIPLALEGKDLLIMMIQGSGKTASFLIPTLQRLVVSGVLKQLTKEKQAYNTRFGTKALVILPTRELAAQCFQVFKSLSKYLSSKAILLTGGIPIKEQENRLRQFPETIICTPGRALDMLINSSSINVENIEVVIMDEADKLLELGFRDECLQVLKYCNRNRQTMLFSATLTEETKELVSLSLVNPVYVKVDDPTKVSRTLEFEMMMIPKEEYREACALYLCTKYSKDKTILFFQTKRSAHRMFLIFNLLNMKCGELHGNLSQSKRFESVERFKNGEIDYLLASELASRGLDIPGVKTVINVDLPTDITRYIHRVGRTARMGSHGKAITLYVDEQRSQVKLFLKKTSDIGATLSKNKKKVTSATLNKYKTKIDELEEKIKELLLEENIEKDIKMCDATLKTHGDQDREKRKWFRSKKDKKMASKEEFEEANRKTQRMVDKEQKNEINKNKFKKIKRIAKKKKRN; encoded by the exons ATGGAAAAAAATCAACAATCAGATGAGTCTTCTGCAGATGACGGAGAACTTATACTAGACGTAGAA GAAGGATTCCTGGACTTTTTCTCAGAATACGATAACcaaaatgttaataaagaATCGAATTTGGTTAGTGAACGGAATGAAGATTTGAAAGCTGCTAATCATGAAATCAATAGCCTAAATACAGAGCCTAAAGCAAAAAATAAACTGTTATCTAACCTAAATTGGTCAGATTTCGGGCTCTGTAGATCAATAATGAGGGTTGgaata gCAATATCGGAGATGGGATACCAAAATCCAACAATAATCCAGTCGAAAGTAATACCGCTGGCACTAGAAGGAAAGGATTTATTA ATAATGATGATTCAAGGTTCTGGGAAAACAgcatcatttttaataccAACACTGCAGAGATTAGTAGTTTCAGGAGTTTTGAAACAATTGACG AAGGAAAAACAAGCCTATAACACTAGATTTGGAACTAAAGCACTGGTAATACTCCCTACAAGAGAACTTGCAGCACAGTGTTTTCAAGTTTTCAAGTCGTTGTCCAAGTATTTGAGCTCAAAAGCAATTTTG tTGACTGGAGGAATACCAATAAAGGAACAAGAAAATAGATTGAGGCAGTTCCCAGAAACTATAATTTGTACTCCTGGAAGAGCTCTGGatatgttaataaattctagC TCAATAAATGTCGAAAATATTGAAGTGGTTATAATGGACGAAGCGGATAAGTTGTTGGAATTGGGATTCAGAGATGAA tgTCTTCAAGTTTTGAAGTACTGTAACAGGAATCGCCAGACTATGTTGTTTAGTGCTACATTGACTGAGGAAACCAAGGAGTTAGTGAGCCTTTCATTGGTAAACCCAGTATATGTGAAGGTGGACGACCCTACTAAGGTCTCCAGAACTCTGGAGTTCGAGATGATGATGATTCCAAAAGAGGAGTACAGAGAAGCTTGTGCACTTTACTTATGCACAAAGTACTCCAAGGATAAAACGATATTATTTTTCCAG ACCAAAAGATCAGCTCATCGCATGTTTCTAATTTTCAACCTCCTCAACATGAAGTGTGGAGAACTACATGGGAATTTATCCCAGTCAAAAAGATTCGAGTCAGTTGAAAG atttaaaaatggtGAAATCGACTATTTATTAGCAAGTGAACTGGCTTCCAGAGGGCTTGATATACCAGGAGTTAAAACAGTAATCAATGTGGATTTGCCAACAGATATTACAAG GTACATACACAGGGTCGGCCGTACAGCTAGGATGGGATCCCATGGAAAAGCAATTACTCTGTACGTCGACGAGCAGAGGTCACAAGTAAAACTCTTCCTTAAAAAAACATCCGATATTGGAGCCACATTGTCgaaaaataagaaaaaaGTCACATCTGCAACCCTAAATAAgtataaaactaaaatagATGAACTGGAAGAGAAGATTAAAGAACTGCTTCTGGAAGAGAACATAGAAAAGGATATCAAAATGTGTGATGCGACCCTTAAGACTCACGGGGATCAGGATAGAG AGAAAAGAAAGTGGTTTAGATCGAAAAAGGATAAGAAGATGGCATCTAAGGAAGAATTCGAGGAAGCGAATCGTAAAACACAAAGAATGGTGGATAAGGAACAGAAGAATGAGATCAACAAAAACAAGTTCAAAAAAATCAAGAGGATAGcgaaaaagaagaaaagaAACTAG
- a CDS encoding uncharacterized protein (Tap579b07.q1c.C.cand.90 - score = 68.29) — translation MMVKDVEPLAEDPPESTEFSKHEAESAKNMESSPKFDPKMSSREMRKIKYYEDRFARMEDENKSSSSSVNVESGPGVHKTRPRAHEKRRSMDQKAYQQSSMDGYRQDSTDSTTYTSTSRPGRKPAGRRVTTSSESNYSNNSKYEELSSEIPSTDKKSLLDNKRLIRVQSMPTVTKKVKSAENDASSDKLGSETPVQPRRNRVSRWDVKYVTKSSEEPPPSIEPPHVTKEEVVESELPKEDNLLTEIPEDALKPALDQQVKSEESFKEPNEHDIRTPMSDVTDFSFDQDTKDLPLDVDEFLNEEDEQVQEPKVEEEPEPEPEAEAEPEPEPEPEPEPEPEPEPLELEPEKIEPEYPQYDLEEQVIHVPVKKKSNRGRKAKNRRTVQAVAPIQENPSDPDKSLLEDLTPAAETIEAPPEIIDEVKPVIRTRTKSHRTRRKRQEYYEPERAVSRAKHTNKSKSSHKSHSGASEKQDKSHGHLKGGDASGLFIINNYFIDERFISIEKLRMITLEEAEKMINLCRNNEKDMENLKNAIRNLGSADSESLVQEKESRKRRQFLLDPSNIVAPNLDYNQEIQIEVPEDPLKLSFKYRLFHQLNKL, via the exons ATGATGGTTAAGGATGTAGAACCTTTAGCTGAAGATCCTCCTGAAAGCACGGAGTTCTCAAAACATGAAGCCGAGAGTGCCAAAAATATGGAATCCTCACCCAAGTTCGACCCAAAGATGAGTTCCAGAGAAATGAGGAAGATAAAATACTATGAAGATAGGTTCGCAAGGATGGAAGATGAAAATAAGTCAAGCTCATCATCAGTGAACGTGGAATCAGGACCAGGTGTTCATAAAACTAGACCTAGAGCACATGAAAAAAGACGTTCAATGGATCAAAAAGCATACCAACAATCATCAATGGATGGATATAGGCAGGATAGCACAGATTCAACAACATACACATCAACATCTAGACCAGGTAGGAAGCCAGCGGGTAGAAGAGTAACCACTTCAAGTGAGTCGAACTATTCAAACAATTCAAAGTACGAAGAATTGTCAAGTGAGATCCCATCAACAGATAAAAAATCTCTTCTTGATAACAAGAGGTTGATAAGAGTTCAATCAATGCCTACGGTAACAAAGAAGGTTAAATCAGCGGAAAACGATGCTTCATCTGATAAACTGGGTTCTGAAACTCCCGTTCAGCCCAGAAGAAATAGGGTTAGCAGATGGGACGTTAAGTACGTAACAAAATCTTCGGAAGAACCGCCCCCTTCAATTGAGCCTCCTCATGTCACCAAGGAGGAGGTAGTTGAGTCAGAACTCCCTAAAGAGGATAACCTTTTGACAGAAATCCCTGAAGATGCTCTGAAACCCGCTCTAGATCAACAGGTGAAGAGTGAAGAATCCTTTAAAGAACCCAACGAACATGATATTAGGACACCAATGAGTGACGTGACAGATTTTTCATTTGACCAGGACACTAAAGATCTTCCTCTAGATGTGGATGAGTTTCTTAACGAAGAAGATGAGCAAGTTCAAGAGCCAAAAGTCGAGGAAGAACCTGAACCGGAGCCTGAAGCTGAGGCCGAACCTGAACCTGAACCTGAACCTGAACCTGAACCTGAACCTGAACCTGAACCATTAGAATTAGAGCCTGAGAAAATTGAGCCTGAATACCCTCAATATGACCTGGAAGAACAAGTAATTCATGTTCCAGTAAagaaaaaatcaaatagAGGAAGAAAAGCTAAGAACAGGAGGACAGTACAAGCAGTGGCTCCCATACAAGAGAACCCTTCAGATCCAGATAAATCACTTTTGGAAGACCTAACTCCAGCTGCAGAAACCATTGAAGCTCCACCAGAAATCATAGATGAAGTGAAACCGGTCATAAGAACAAGGACCAAATCACATAGAACCAGAAGGAAAAGGCAAGAA tactaCGAACCAGAGCGAGCTGTATCGAGGGCAAAACACACgaataaatcaaaatcTTCCCACAAAAGCCACTCGGGAGCCTCAGAAAAACAGGATAAATCGCATGGTCACTTGAAAGGTGGTGATGCTTCGGGTTTGttcataattaataattactTTATAGATGAGAGGTTCATAAGCATTGAGAAGCTGCGCATGATCACACTGGAGGAGGCTGAGAAGATGATCAACCTGTGCAGAAATAACGAAAAGGATATGGAAAACCTGAAAAATGCGATTCGAAACCTTGGTTCAGCTGACTCTGAGTCTTTAGTCCAAGAAAAAGAGTCTCGGAAAAGAAGACAGTTTCTTCTTGATCCATCAAACATTGTGGCTCCAAACCTAGATTACAACCAAGAGATCCAGATTGAAGTCCCTGAAGACCCGCTCAAGCTCTCTTTCAAATACCGTCTATTCCATCAACTCAATAAGCTTTAA
- a CDS encoding uncharacterized protein (Tap579b07.q1c.C.cand.89 - score = 86.32;~Signal peptide predicted for TA10055 by SignalP 2.0 HMM (Signal peptide probability 0.840, signal anchor probability 0.000) with cleavage site probability 0.184 between residues 31 and 32): MLFLGSRLFFVILIFKFNEFVTAPTASITGAKSITTNGPSSTSGTKSSIFSTFTRSSSGSGSSSRISFGSRDIVLDVNANEISDKLEVSTSIPGILKYTVKSGVNASIKIIKGNGGEVELSKKAQQVFCTSPFDGHLTVLFEDQSSDEFFLEDDGFKKLQDESDKEGEPEAPKPTIESMELDLETPSTEFTHEQVKGIKCYKAPSGKVIAKIKVSNTFRILENDVQENFVCFLENNGEYSILVANRVSEKEWTKYTLSKRDSKPILMDITLIRKFDDIDPQIIFVDITTHEETNELTFDNLIFNDKTGCAFKSKSQANKEFKLEFKDSNEVDQEIQINFHKKFLPQEQLTLHSIKTNQDNSELIFTYVRENILTHEKYVQKEGKFEKDLSLSYGFNLDRTKGFLDKKSVSEQNVLFLKTLVPDSVDQGIKISHHGSFKVFHFDESASRSTFVILPNLEIYLDKDIKHKLVISENGSQTNMVLNTISDQRKVHYIITTDKTKGNPFSIQAKVQLDSQ; encoded by the coding sequence atgttatttcTAGGGTCACGTTTGttttttgttattttaatatttaaattcaatgAATTTGTAACTGCTCCTACAGCATCAATCACAGGTGCTAAATCAATTACTACTAATGGACCAAGTTCTACATCTGGCACAAAATCATCTATATTCTCAACATTTACCAGGTCTTCATCTGGTTCTGGTTCATCTAGTCGAATCTCGTTCGGTTCTAGAGATATAGTTTTGGATGTTAATGCCAATGAGATATCTGATAAACTTGAAGTTTCAACTTCCATACCAGGAATCTTAAAGTATACTGTGAAAAGTGGTGTAAATGCTAGTATTAAGATTATAAAGGGAAATGGCGGGGAAGTTGAGTTATCAAAAAAAGCTCAACAAGTATTTTGTACATCGCCATTTGACGGTCATTTGACCGTACTATTCGAGGACCAGTCTTCTGATGAATTTTTTCTAGAGGATGAtggatttaaaaaattacaagaTGAATCAGATAAGGAAGGTGAACCTGAAGCGCCGAAACCAACAATAGAATCAATGGAGCTAGATTTAGAAACACCTTCTACTGAGTTTACTCACGAACAGGTAAAAGGAATAAAATGCTACAAGGCACCAAGTGGTAAGGTTATAGCAAAAATAAAGGTTAGTAACACATTCAGAATATTAGAGAATGATGTACAAGAAAATTTCGTCTGTTTTTTGGAGAATAACGGAGAATATAGTATACTTGTCGCCAATAGAGTTAGTGAGAAAGAATGGACAAAGTATACACTTTCGAAGCGAGATTCCAAACCTATACTTATGGACATTACACTTATAAGGAAGTTTGACGATATAGACCCTCAGATAATATTCGTGGATATAACTACTCATGAAGAAACAAATGAATTAACATTCGATAACTTGATCTTCAACGATAAAACTGGATGTGCATTTAAAAGCAAGTCACAGGCAAATAAGGAATTCAAGCTTGAATTCAAAGATTCTAATGAAGTTGATCAAGAGATTCAAATTAACTTTCATAAAAAGTTTCTACCTCAGGAACAACTAACCCTTCATTCAATTAAAACAAATCAAGACAACTCAGAGTTGATCTTTACATATGTTAGggaaaatattttaactcACGAAAAATACGTTCAGAAGGAAGGGAAATTCGAAAAAGATTTAAGCTTATCATACGGGTTTAATTTGGATAGAACAAAGGGATTTCTGGATAAGAAAAGTGTTAGTGAACAAAATGTGctatttttaaaaacttTGGTTCCAGATTCTGTGGATCAAGGTATTAAAATAAGTCACCACGGAAGTTTTAAGGTATTTCATTTCGATGAGTCTGCGAGTCGGTCCACATTCGTAATTTTACCAAACCTCGAAATCTACCTCGATAAAGATATTAAACACAAACTTGTTATAAGTGAAAACGGAAGTCAAACGAACATGGTTCTGAATACAATCTCAGACCAAAGGAAGGTACATTATATCATTACTACCGATAAAACGAAAGGTAATCCATTTTCAATACAAGCTAAAGTTCAATTAGATTCacaatga